The genomic stretch GACGGTGGCCATCGGCGCTAAGCGCGAGTATGCAATTGTCCTCGGTTCAATTGTCGATCACTTGTCGAAAACTCGTTGAACACTTGGAGAACTCGCGATGAAGACAGTCCAGATGATGGTGGCGGAAGCCGACGCCGAAGTGCCGCGGATCAGCCCGGCCGATGCCAAGGCATTGCTCGGCCAACCCAACGTGCTGTTTCTCGACGTCCGCGAACCGGCCGAGCTTGCGGCCGCCGGCAAGGTGCAGGGCGCGCTGTCGGTCCCCAGGGGTCTGGTTGAATTTCGCGCCGATCCGGCATCGCCGCTGCACGACGCCGCCTTCGATCGCGCCAAGACCGTGATCGCCTATTGCGCGTCGGGCGGTCGCTCGGCGCTGGTCGGCAAGACCCTGAAGGACATGGGCTATAGCGACGTGCGCAATCTCGGCGCCTTCAAGGGCTGGCTCGACGCCGACGGCGCGACCGAAAAAGTCTGAGCCGGCGCACGCCGGAGCTTGGTAGCAACATGGCAGGCCACGTTCATCGTGGCCTGCTTTGTATTGGGGCGCAGAGCTTGGCGGAGTTCAGCTCAGCAAATCAGAGTGTTGGGTTCGTCATTGCGAGCCGAGGGCAGCGCGCAGCGCTGTCAGAATGCGAAGCAATCCAGGGGCGGCCTGTGCGGTCCTGGATTGCTTCGTCGCTGCGCTTCTCGCAATGACGCAGCTGAGCGTCTGTCGCCGTTGAGGCTTGAAGCGTTTGACTTGCCAGTCGCTCAGGAAAACGCGCAGCCATTGCTGAGGCCGAGTTTCTTGAACACCATCGCTGCCGGACAGAACCCGGTGAACGAGGCCTGGATCATGTTGAGTCCGGCGAATGCGCTCAGCAGCAGCCAATAAGGGCTGACGAACCAGCCTAGAGCCAGACCGAGTAGCACTATGGTTCCGGCGAAGCCGAGGACGGCTTGATCGAGATTCATCGCGGTCTCCCTTTGCTAGGTCGGGGACTTGCCCGACGGCTGAATGACGCTTGACGTATATTCTAATATCTGTATATATGCAACTATGAAATTAGATATCGAGATGATGGAAGCCGCCGCCGATCAAGCCAGCGATCTGCTCAAGGCGTTGTCGAACCGGCACCGGTTGCTGATCCTGTGCCAGTTGATCGATGGCGAGCAATCGGTCGGGCACCTCGCGGAGCTGCTTGGTTTGCGGGATTCCGCAGTGTCTCAACATCTGGCGCTGCTGCGCAAGGACGCGCTGGTAACGGCGCGGCGCGATGCGCAGACGATCTATTATTCGATCGCCAGCGAGCCGGCGCGCGACGTGCTGACCACGCTGTATCGCGTGTTCTGCCCGCCGGATGTCGGCAAGAAATCCAAGAAAATATCGGCGAAGGCGTAAGGTGAACATGCGCGTTTTGATGGCAATCGGCCTGCTGGCCACGATCGCGTCGGGCCCCACAGCGGCTCATGCGGACACATTCACCGTTGCGTCCCATAGCGTCGCCGACGAGAAGGCGGTGTTCGCCACCGTGGAGAGCATCAGCGTGGTGCCGGCGCGCAGCCGCATCGGCGGGACCGTGATATCGCTCAAAGTCCGCGAAGGCGACAGCGTCACCCGCGGCCAGGAGATCGCCTCCATCGGCGACGACAAGCTGGCATTGCAGATGCGCTCGCTCGACGCCCAGATCCAGGCGCTGCAGGCCCAGGCCAGCCAGGCGCAGATCGATTTCGACCGCATCAACGGCTTGGTCGAACGCGGCACGCTGCCGCGGGTCAAGCTCGACGAGGCGCGCACCGCGCTCAACGTCGCCCAGAACGGTCTGCGCGCCAAGACCGCGGAGCGCGCGGTGGTGCAGCAGCAATTCAACGAAGGCCAGGTGCTGTCGCCCGATGACGGCCGGGTGCTGAAGAAG from Rhodopseudomonas sp. BAL398 encodes the following:
- a CDS encoding rhodanese-like domain-containing protein encodes the protein MKTVQMMVAEADAEVPRISPADAKALLGQPNVLFLDVREPAELAAAGKVQGALSVPRGLVEFRADPASPLHDAAFDRAKTVIAYCASGGRSALVGKTLKDMGYSDVRNLGAFKGWLDADGATEKV
- a CDS encoding DUF2892 domain-containing protein, which gives rise to MNLDQAVLGFAGTIVLLGLALGWFVSPYWLLLSAFAGLNMIQASFTGFCPAAMVFKKLGLSNGCAFS
- a CDS encoding ArsR/SmtB family transcription factor — encoded protein: MEAAADQASDLLKALSNRHRLLILCQLIDGEQSVGHLAELLGLRDSAVSQHLALLRKDALVTARRDAQTIYYSIASEPARDVLTTLYRVFCPPDVGKKSKKISAKA
- a CDS encoding efflux RND transporter periplasmic adaptor subunit; translated protein: MRVLMAIGLLATIASGPTAAHADTFTVASHSVADEKAVFATVESISVVPARSRIGGTVISLKVREGDSVTRGQEIASIGDDKLALQMRSLDAQIQALQAQASQAQIDFDRINGLVERGTLPRVKLDEARTALNVAQNGLRAKTAERAVVQQQFNEGQVLSPDDGRVLKKMVTVGSVVLPGDQIVTVAQQHYKLRLRVPERHARFLKKGDKVRVDGTEFGDKAAKFGTIDLVYPQIEDGRVVADATVEGLPQYFVGDRLRVWISGGDRDAFVIPARYVTTEFGIDYVHIGEPGRSVAVPVQRGREHPTPEMPDGLEILSGLRDGDRLVQP